A window of Candidatus Neptunochlamydia vexilliferae genomic DNA:
TCTCTGTTCAGTTTCTGTTGCTTGTTGATGATGGTAATCTATCTGCTCTGTATAATCCTTTCCTAAGTAATAAAGAAGTCTTTTATCAAACCCTTCGTGGTTATAGGTTTGCATTTCAATGATGTAGCGCTCTCCTCCCCTGGTTTTTACCGATAAATCCACAAAGGTTGAGGGTCTACCAACTTCAACCCGCATCTTTCTAGGATCTAAGAATTCTTCAATCTCAATGAGATCATCCCCTTCAAATCCTAATACGGAATTGATAAAACTTTCTAAAAGTTCTTTACTACTTTTATCGCCAAAAAAATCTTTGAAGACGATGTCAACTTTGACATCTAATAGGTCTATCATACTTCTAATACTCCATTACCTACTATTTTAGCATGAAAGAAGCAATCTGTATACACTAATTTTTATCCCCAAGGAGCTAAACGTTGCATAAAAAAATTATGATGTTAAACTTTTTATATCTAGTGCTCCGTCAACCCTAAAACTGAGGGTTGACAGAGCACTAGAAAGCATCCCTTAGCGATACTCTTTAAAAAACAGAAAAGGGTAGCCGATACTCAACGCGCACCGTTTGTGCGTGGCGCGGGAACGCATAGGCATAGATCCGGTAGGCATACTGCACTCCAAGCTCTCCCCAGATTTTGAAGAGATAGGTATAGTTGAGCCCCAGATCGACTGAACGGTGCTCAATGCGGGCGTATCCTTTAAAATTATCGATGTTCAACCGGCTCTGGTTTCCCAAACCAAAGTACCCTTCAGAAAAGAGCTTGAACTTATAATGCTGCGCGATCTTCGTTTCTATAGCAAGCAGGGGACGAAGCCACGGAGAGCCACGGTTGGCAACCCCAGCTCCAAAAAAGCCCCAAAAGCGCCAAACCCAGTTGTAGGTCTGGTCGATCTCTTTGCCAGCAGCTAGGCCTAACTCAAAGTTCCCTTGGGCATGGTAGGGGGAGCTTACATCTCTTAGGGTGCGGGTTGGAACATAGAAGGCTTGCCCTCCTAGGATAAGACTGATGGGGTCACCAGCCACATCATTGAAAACTTGGTAACGGAGCTGTCCTCCAACCCGTCGGACTCCCCAATTCAGCTTGCGGGTACTTAAAAAGTCTGTTTCAAGCTGGACCTCCCAACCAGGCCAAAACTGAACACCTAGGTTGAGGTCAATAAAATGATCATGGGAATTGTAGCTTGAGGGGTTAAAGCCTTGATCAACAGAGGGGTAGTAGCGGTAAGAGTAGGCAGGGCGAAACTGCAGCTCCCCTACCGTTGTCATCCAAGGATCAATGACAAAGGCAAAAAGGGCTACAGGGAAAAAAAGTATCAGATACTTCATCATTGTCCATGGGCGGTTAGCCACCGCTCGGCATCTAAAGCGGCCATACAACCAGAGCCTGCGGCAGAAACGGCCTGACGGTAGACCTTATCTTGTACATCACCTGCGGCAAAGACCCCTTCCACATTGGTGTAGGTACTTCCCGGCTTGACAACGAGGTAGCCATTGTCATCGGTCTCGAGCTGCCCTTTCAGGAAAGCGGTATTGGGGTTGTGGCCAATGGCAAAGAAAACTCCTGCAGCAGGGCGGGTCTCTTCTTCTTTAGTTTCGACATGTTGCAAGGTGACCTTTTCAACCACATCGCCCCCCTCCACTTTGGTTACCACTTGGTTCCAAAGAATCTCGATCTTCGGGTTGTCCATCGCATGCTGCGCCATAATTTTGGAAGCGCGGAGCTCATCTCTTCGGTGAACGATATAGACCTTGCTCCCATACTTGGTCAAAAAGATGGCCTCTTCAACGGCGGTATCTCCCCCACCAATGACATACAGCTCTTTATCGCGGAAAATGGGCATCGCTCCATCGCATACAGCGCAAGCGGTCACCCCTTTTTGCCAAAACTCTCCATCGCCCGTTCCGGGAACATCGAGCCGCTTGGCAGTCGCACCGGTAGCAATGATCAAGGCATCAGCGGTCACGGTTGTTTTTTTTCCCTTAACCGTGAAGGGGCTGCTAGAAAGATCGACCTCTTCGACATCTTCGGTGAGGATCTCGGTTCCAAAGCGCTGTGCTTGCTTCCGCATCGCATCCATCAGCTCGGGGCCGGTGATGCCCTCGGGAAACCCAGGGTAATTCTCCACATCGGTGGTGGTCATGAGTTGCCCTCCAGCAGGGCCACTAAAGAACCCCTCAAACATGAGGGGGGACAGATTCGCACGGGCCGCATAGATCGCCGCAGTAAAGCCAGCCGGACCCGATCCTATTATCACTAATTTTTTACTTTCCATAAGGTATCTATTCTTAAAAATCTCGGTTTAAAACACAAGTTTGCTGTCCAAATAATGCAAATATGAGTAAAATATTGCCATTATCGAAAGGAGAATGGCGTGCGGAACATTCGGCTACAGGAGATGACCAAGTCCCAGGGAGAGGGGCTGATTCTCAATAAGGTGAATTTGGCGATTCCCTCGGGGCAGTTCTTTGCCCTTTTGGGCCCCAGTGGGTGTGGAAAAACAACCCTACTCCGCCTCATTGCGGGGTTTGAAAAGCCCGATTCGGGGATCATCTACCTCGGAAATACCAATATTACCGATCTCCCTGTCAATAAACGGCCGATCAATATCGTCTTTCAAAATTATGCTTTGTTCCCCCACCTGAACGTCTTTAACAATGTGGCCTACAGCCTGGTGATCCAAAAGATCCCCAAAGAGGAAATCGAACAACGGGTCATTAAAATTTTAAAGACATTCCACCTGGAAAATCATATTTTTAAGTTGCCAGCTCAACTATCTGGTGGACAGCAGCAGCGGGTGGCCCTTGCACGGGCAATCATCAATGAGCCCGAGGTCCTCCTCCTCGACGAGCCCCTGGCTGCTCTTGATTTTAAGCTCCGGGAAAAGATGCTTGTCGAGCTGATCGACCTCCAGGATAAGCTGAAAACGACTTTTATCTACGTCACCCACGATCAGTTTGAAGCGCTGACGGTCGCCGACCAGATGGCGATCATGAATCACGATGGGGAGATCGAGCAGATCGGCACCCCCAAAGAGATCTATGAATTCCCTGTCTCGAGTTTTGTGGCGCGGTTTGTTGGAACGACCAATATCTTAAGTGGAACGCTTCATAATATCGAAACAAGCCCTGAGGTAGAAGTGCCTCATATGGGAACGTTTAAGGTCTATATCCCGCAGAAAAAGCTCACTCCACGACAATTTTTGGGAGACGAGGGGCAAGCGAAGCAAAGCCAGATTTCCTTGAATGACAAATCCCATAGCCAAAGTGCTATGGGTGAGAAAGAAAGGAAATCTGGTGAAGCTGCAGCTGCCGATCGGCCTCAAAAATTGTCACGGAGTGAGCAAAACAAAACCTGGATGGGAGAGGGATGTTCGGCAACTTTAAGCATCCGCCCTGAAAAAATCTTTATCTCGAAAAAACCGGTTGAAAATTTCACCAATACTTTAAAAGGGGTGGTCTCTCAAATCGTCTACCATGGCCGCTCTACTCAATACAATGTAATCATTAATAACCAGTTTAAGATTCAGGTGTTCGAACAAAATGAGGAGCATTTTGCCCAAGAGGATATCGACTACGACGATGAGGTCTACCTATACTGGCAAAAGGAAAATGCTCTTTTACTGGAGAGTTAGGGATGTACGCGCTTTTTTCTAAGATCCAGCAAAGAACACGGCAAGAAAGCTCGTTTGCGATTGGCTCTCCCGCTCTTATTTGGCAGATCATTTTCTTCTACCTCCCCCTTTTGCTTATGATGGGTAGTAGCCTCTTTGTCCTTATGGACGGGGGAACGGTTAGGCTCTCCTTTGAAAATTTTGCCCCCCTCTTTTCGACCGCCCACCTCTCGGTCATTTTTAGCTCGATCTCTTTAGCTCTTTGCACCGCTTTGATCTCTCTTTCGATCGCCTATCCGCTAGCCCACTTCATCGCTTTTAAGGGAGGGCGGTACAAGACGTTGATGCTCTTTTTTTTGATCGTCCCCTTTTGGACCAATTTCCTCCTCCACGTGTATGCTTGGTTTTTTGTCCTTGAGCGGGAAGGATTTTTAAATACGGCTTTAAAAAGTGTGGGGGTAATCCAGGAGCCGATCCATTTTCTCAACTCGATCTTTGCGGTGATTTTGATGATGGTCTACTGCTATCTCCCCTTCATGGTTCTCCCGATTTTCTCAAGTTTGGAGCGGTTTGACCGCCGCCTTTTAGAGGCTTCAAATGACCTAGGCGCCTCTTGGAAAGAGACCTTCCAAAAGGTGATGCTCCCCCTCACGTTACCTGCGGTGCGGGCCGGCTTTTTCCTCGTCTTCATTCCCGCCTTTGGGGAGTTCATCATCCCCGAGTTGATGGGAGGAGACAAGCGCTACTTTGTTGGAAATGTGATCTCTCAATATGTCCTCGGCAAGGAAACAGGAGGGATGGGAGCGGCCTTTATGGTTCTGAGCTGCTTTTCTTTAATGGGGACGGTGATGCTCGTCTATTTTTCGTTTAAAAAGGTGAGCAAAGTGCTCCTGAGGGGGCTGAAATGAAGCGGCTATTTGGAATTTTTGTTGTCCTCTCTTCTTATCTTTTTCTATATGTTCCGATCTTGATCTTGATTATCTTCTCCTTTAATACAAAAAGTTTTCCCTCTCCTTGGGAGGAGTTTACCTTTAAGTGGTACCATGAGCTCTTTAATAGCTCTACCTTATGGCGCTCGTTTTCTACTTCGATCATCGTTGCCTGCTTTTCGACAACGTTAAGCCTCTTAATGGGCATTTTTCTCATTTTTTTCCGGGCGCAAGGAGGGCGGGTGCAAAAGGCGCTTCCCCTCTTTTATGGGAACCTCATCATCCCTGAAACGATGCTTGCCATTAGCTTACTGAGCTACTTTACTCTCTTTAAGATCGAGCTAGGCCTTCCCACCTTGATTGTCGCCCATACGATTTTGGGACTCGGTTTTGTCATCCCGATCCTCTACACCCGCTATCTCCAGCTTGATCGCCGCCTGGTGGAGGCCTCTGAGGGGCTTGGAGCCACCCCTTTGCAAACGTTTTTTAAGATCACCCTCCCCCTTCTCCGCCCCACCCTTTTGGCAACGGGCCTTTTGATCTTTATCCTCTCGTTTGATGACTTTATCCTCTCCTATTTTTGCGCCGGCACCTCGGTTCAAACCCTTTCGCTCTACTTGCTTTCGATGCTCCGCTCGGGGATCTCTCCAATTGTCAATGCCCTTTCTGCCATCCTCCTTCTCCTGAGCGGCGGGCTGGCAATCCTCTTTTTCTCCCCTAAAATCAGGAGTCGGATCTTATGAAGAGTGTGATTATCTTTATGTGGATTGCCTTGATTTTTGGAGTCCTAACCTTCTCCAAACGGGAAAGCTCCTCTAAAAAAGAGGAAAAAACAATCGATGTTTTTGCCTGGTCAGAGGCCTTTTTTCCTGAAACGATCGAAGCATTTACAAATGAGACGGGAATCAACGTCCGGATGCACTACTACACCTCGAACGAAGAGCTTTTAACAAAGCTCCGTGCTTGTAAAGGGAAAGGGTATGACCTCATCATCCCTTCCGATTATACGGTAAAAATCTTAATCGATGAGGAAATGTTAAAACCCCTAGATAAGAGTCAGCTTGAGTTTGCTTCTCACCTCAACCCTGTCCTTCTTGGGCGCGATTATGATCCTGATAATACGTACTCTTTGCCTTATGAGTGGGAGATCTTTGGGTTTGGGATCGATGTGGATGCTTTTGATAGCCCCCCCACCTCATGGAAAGAGCTTTTTTCTCCTTCAATGGAAGAGACAAAAATCGCCATGACCAATGATCCAATTGAAGCGGTCAACTTTGCTGCCTACCACCTTTTTGGTGAGGATCCCACCATTTCCGATGAGGGTGTTTATCGCATTAGCCACCTCCTAAAAACACAAAAAAAATGGGTCGAGTCTTACGCAGGTTTAAGGGCAGATTACCTTTTAGCAACGAAAAACTGTCAGATTGCCCTAAGCACCGGCTCTTTTATCTTCCGCTCCCTTGACCACTCTCCCCATGTCAAGTTTGTCCTTCCCGACGATTATACCTTCATCTCGATTGAAAATGTCTGCATTCCCAAATACTCGGAAAAAGAGGCGCTTACCTACCTATTTCTCAATAAGGTCTACGCCCCTAAAGCGATCAGCAAGTATTGCAGCACCTTTTACACCTTCCCCGCCACAACGAATTGCTATCCCCTTATCGAAGCGCCCCCCTACTACATGGAGATCCTCCAAGATCCCGAGTTCCACAAGCGGCGCCTCTACTTCATCCGCCACCTCATCTCTGAGAAAGAGGCGCGCACCCTCTGGATTAATGTTAAATCCTAAATAGGGTTGCTTTTCGACCATGAAAGACCCATTTTATGTTTGCTTTTCGACCATGGAAGTGGTGTTTTATGTTTGGAATACGACCATGAAAAACATAAGCAACTAAGGATTAAGGATGAAAAGATTGGTTGAGTGGCACCTAGAACAATGGAAAATGAGCTTTATGCGTAAACCCTTGTTAATCAGGGGAGCACGTCAGGTAGGGAAAACCCATACAATTCGGAAGTTTGGAGCCTCTTTCAAGAACATCGTCGAGATTAATTTTGAGCTAGCTGAAGACGCAATACCTACTTTTGAAAAGGATTTAGATCCCCACAGGATCCTTCAAGAGCTCAGTTTGCGTGCAGACCAGGATATCATTCCAGGAGAAACACTCCTTTTTCTTGATGAAGTTCAAGCAGCCCCTAAAGCTATTATTGCTCTGCGCTATTTTTATGAAATGATCCCCGAGCTTCATGTCATTGCAGCAGGATCTCTTTTAGACTTTGCGCTTGAGCAGGTTGGCATCCCTGTCGGACGTGTTGCCAGTCTTTATATGTATCCCCTTTCATTTATGGAATTTTTGTCGGCAACAGGAAACCAACGCTACATCGAAGTGATCTTAAACCACGATGAAAAAGAGGAGATGGCTAAAACTATTCACTCAAAACTTTTAGATCTCTTAGGGCACTATTTTGCGATTGGAGGAATGCCTGAGGCTATTGCTAAGTGGGTCAAAACTCAAAATGCTAAAGTGAGCTTTGAGGTTCAATATCACATCATCGATAACTATCAGATGGATTTCAATAAATATGCTAAAAAACATCAAATCAAGTACCTCCAGCAACTATTCACACAGATTCCCTATATGGTAGGCCAACAGTTTCAGTATAAAAATGTGCATGGAGAGTATCGAAAAAGAGAACTTGCCCCCTGCATAGATTTGATGACAATGGCTGGTATTATTCATCCCATCCATCATACTGCTGCCCATGGCTTGCCTCTAGGAGGTCAAGTTAACTTAGAATGGTTTAAGCTTATTTTTCTAGATATTGCTATCTGCCAGGCGATTCTTGGCTTTGATCTTTCTTCGTGGTTTTTAGAGCCTGATGCACAGTTCGTTAATAAAGGAATGGTTGCTGAAGCCTTCGTGGGACAGGAGCTTCTTTGCGACTCACAAAGCTTCAAGAAAAACCATCTATATTTTTGGCGAAGAACTGAAAAAAGTAGCAAAGCCGAAATCGACTATGTCTACACTTTTAAACACCAAGTTCTTCCTATTGAGGTTAAAAGTGGGCCTGGAGGCAAGTTAAAAAGCATGCATCTATTCCTCGATCAACATAAAAAGCTTCCGTATGGTCTACGCTTTTCAACACTCAACTACTCTAAGTCTGAGAAAATTGTCTCAAAGCCTCTCTATGCTGTCGCATCGCTCGCCCATCCAGACGAGCGGAAAGCGCTGGAGTCTTTATTTGAAAAGAGCTAATAAAGAGAAAAACTAAGGATTGAGGTTTGGCGCTCAAACGGACACGGCCCCTTTTTGCCATTTACTTTACCTATTTTCTCGATTACTTCGGGTATGCGATCGTCTTTGGCGTCTTTGGTCCCCTTCTCTTAAGCCCTGAGTTTGGGATGTTTTCCCCAGAAACTTCGGTCCGTTACCGCAACTTCGCCCTTGCAGCTCTTTTTGCCGCTTACCCTCTGATGCAGCTCATTTCAGCTCCTGCCTTTGGCGATATCGCTGACCACTTCGGGCGAAAAAAGACCTTTCTTATTCTCAATATTGGGGCAACGGGGGGCTACCTTCTTTCAGGGTTTGCGATTCTTTGGCACCACTTTCCCCTTCTCCTCCTTAGCCGTTTTATCACGGGAATCTTCTCTGGGAACCGGACGATTTGTATGGCCTCTCTTTCCGATCTCTCCCCTGATGAGGAGAGTCGCTCTAAGGCTTACGGGATTATTGGAACGCTGGGAGGGGTCAGCTGGATTATCTCGATGCTTGTAGGTGGGATCTTTTCACAAAGTGTCACTCCCTCGGTCCCTTTCTGGATCACAACGGGGCTTTCTTTCCTAAACTTATGTGTGATTTTCTTCTTGTTTGAGGAGACTACTGCCATAAGAGCGCGGTTTTACTTCGATCCTCTAAAAGGGCTTCGAAGCATCGCTTATTGTTTTAAGATTCGGGGAATCGGCTCTTTATATGTCTACTATCTCATGATAATGATGGGATGGGGGATCAACCTCCTTTGGCTCAACCCTTATACCCTCTCCCGCTACCCCGTTTCGAACCAGGCCCTTTTTCTAGTCCTGGGATCGACTGGAATCGTTTGGTCACTCGGAAGCTCTTTTTTTAACAAGCTCCTCTTAAAATGGTATAAGCCTGAAAAAATTGCCCGCATTGGGTCGGTAGGGCTATTGGGAACATTTACCCTTTGATGAACCATTTTGCCCCTTTTGCCTCCTCTGCTCTTCTTGCATCAGCATTTGGCGCCCTTGCATGGACAAACTCTCTCAGCCTCATCTCTCTTAAGGCTCCTGAAACGGAAGTTCCCGATGGAGAAAAGGTCGTATTTTCGAATAAACTGTTGATTTTAAGTCTTTTTCGCAGACTTTCTTGTCTGTTTTTTAGTGGCTACATGAGCATCATTCCTAGGTATGATTTTTGGAATGCTAACTCCCGCTGCTCCTAAAAGTGCTCGGTTTTGAGCTCTTGGTTCTGGGACCTTCTCAAATTTTGTTTGATCGTTTAGGGTAACTTCTATTGTTGTAAGTGTTGAGAGGCTCTTAAGCCCCTCTGCGACCGTAGTGTCGATTTCCTTCCAGAGCATGTCCAGATTTTTCATAATCATATAGGCCATCATCACAACAAACACGTGGCCATGTGTACTTTCAGCAGTCCTTACATGAACTGGTCTGAGCTCTAAAGTTGACTTAGAGGTGCGAAATGCAGACTCGACAAATGCTAAGTCTTTATACCTGTCATGGGCTACTTGCTTATCCGCCTCTGATTGCTTTAGGTCAGTTTTTATTATGTAGCACCCATCAAGTCGGCTTTCTTCTTTAAGCTTTTCCTCACTAAGCTTGAGAACAAGGGTTCGCTCTTCGGTTTCCAGAGATAAGTGACCGTCTACTTTTAATTTTTTTATTTTGGCATTTACTGTTTTAACAGCAGTTTCTACTTTTGCTTTTGGGTGCTCTTCAAGGTACTGGTTCCTGTCTAAGATGAGTTTCTTAATCGCAGCTCTTTTTCTTACACGGTTTTGATCGAGCTCTTCAGCACGTCTAGGGTTTTTCCGAAGAATATATCTTACTCCATCGAGCTCTACTTCATACAACTCTTTGCTGAAGAACTCGAGTTGGATATGGTCTTTTTTTATGAGGGTCTCTATCTCTTTTTTGGAAATCGCAGTAATGTATTGAAAGCCATTCTCTTCTAGCGCTTTGATTTGCGTTCTTTTGATCATCCCTCGATCCCCTACAAAGGTGACCTTTTCGCACCCAAATCGCTTTTTGGCTTTTTCTATTTGGGAGTAAAAAGTTGTAAGATCGCTGGTGTTTCCTTTGAAGATTTCTGTGGAAATTGGCTCCCCTTCGTCATCACATAGAAGTCCCACAACAATTTGTTTCTTTCCCTTTTTTTTATCTCTATTGTAGCCCCAGTCTGCTAGCTCGTTTTTATCTCCCTCAAGATATGAGCTTGTAACATCATAGAGAAATAAATTTGAAGATTGCTCTTTTCGAAGCTTAAAAAGCTTTTGCTCGATCCTCTCCTGGTTATCGTTTAGCCATGCAAGGTTTTGATAAAGTGCATCTTCGTTAAACCCTTTTTCTATCCCAATTGCCGATGCCATTGCATGTGTATTTGCTAAGCGAACAGCTGATAGCCGAGACCCTTGATCAATGACTCTAGCGATCACTTGCCAAAGCGCAAGCTTGCCATCTCTTGAACTTCCCAAAGCGTTAACAATCCCCAGCCTTTTGGCAACTTCTAAAACAGTCCAAACAGCCCCTACGGACAGCCCTTCTTGGCACTTTACAGATTCATCAAATGAACCTAGGTTTGCTAAATCGAGCTTATGCTTTAAGGCAAGTTTAATCGCTTCGATCTCATCGGGGGAGCATTTGCTGAGGTTGGCGATTGTTCGTTTTTTAACTTTCTTGCCTTCTCTATAAGATTGTCGAAGCAGGGTAGAGCTATAAATTTTGCCCGATTTAGTTTTGAATTTGCTTGTTTCAATGTACATGTCCACATGTTAGTTTGTTCTGGAATTTATTGTCAAATGAAATCAAAATTTTTACGGAAAAATTTTAGTGGGTACATTTTCCGACAGAAGCTGTTTACTTAATCCTAAGAAAACCAAATCTTTAGATCGTTTTGCTTGTGAAATTGGCACCCAAAAACCGGGAACTTCCGCTGAAAATATGCAGGGGAAGGTGATGGGGATCTCTCAAGGACTCGGATCGCTCTCTCTTCTCTTCGCCCCCATTCTTGCTGGGGTCATCGCTGGGATAAATATTGCTTATGTCTACCCCATGGCTGCCTTTCTTATTCTAGTTTCTTTTGGGGTTCTAACTGCATTTGGGCACAAAAAAACCGCGATTACGGAGTAACGCGGTTCTTATGAGTCGATTTAGTTAGCAGCGACTTTTTTTTCGTTTACAAACTTAATCACATCTCCAACGGTCCGCAGTTTTTCAGCTTCCCCTTCAGAAATTTCAAAACCAAACTTCTCTTCAAAAGTCATGATCAGCTCTGTTTGATCAAGAGAATCAGCGTTTAGATCCTCTACGAAAGATTTTTCAGGAGCGACCTCTGCGCGATCTACGCCAAGTTGCTCAACAATGATATCAATCACTTCCTGTTCTACAGTCATAAAATAAAATTCCTTTGTTTAAACATGTTTAAAAACTTAATTGTTAGGGGTTATGCAATCATCCCTCCGTCAACGGTCAGCACCTGTCCAGTAATATAGTTGGACCGGTCACTTGCTAAAAAGACTGCTGCGTGGGCGATTTCTTTTGGGTTCCCTAGGCGTCCCATGGGAACCTTTTTGAGTATTGCTTCTTTTTGCTCGTCGGTGAGCGCATCGGTCATCGGTGTTTCAAAAAATCCAGGTGCAATGCAGTTCACGTTTACATTGCGGGGACCCAGCTCCTTTGCAAGGGAGCGGGTGAGCCCCACTATTCCGAGTTTAGAAGCAGAATAATTAACCTGACCGGGATTTCCTGTCAAGCCAATCACCGATGTGATGTTAATAATTTTCCCTTGGCGCGCCTTCATCATCGGGCGAACAAGGGCATGACTGAGGTTATAGACCGACTTGAGATTGGTCTCAATGACCTGATCCCAATCGTCTTCACTCATCTTCATGAAGAGTTTGTCACGGGTAATGCCGGCGCAGTTCACAAGGATGTCAACCCCTTCCCACTCTTTTAAAAGGTGCTCTACAGAAGGGTTCACCTCTTCTTTTTTCCCGACGTTAACGGTATCAAACCAAAAACGTTGTTCAGGGGAGGTGCGAAATTCTTCAAGCGTTTCGACAACTTGCTTGGCTCGTTCTAAATTTGTCCCTAGGATCGCCACATCAGCGCCCTCTTCAGCAAAGGTCAAAGCGATCTGCTTTCCTAGTCCTGATGTTCCCCCTGTAATGAGGGCTCTTTTTCCTTTAAGCAATCCCATGTTCTACCTTACTGTTAAGTGTTTCTAAATCTTCTACCTTTTCAAGGGTCAGTGTCTCTCCCTTCACCCCAATCTTTCGGTTCATTCCACTTAGGGTTTTTCCGGGGCCAATTTCGATAAAGAGCTCGATCCCTTTTTCTTCCATCTGGCGCACGCCCTTTTCCCATTGAACGGGAGAGGAAACCTGGCTAATCATGAGCTCTTTAATCTCCCCTTCTGAAACAAAGCCGCCGGGGACATTCATCACCAGTTTGATCTCACTTTCTACCAGGGTGATCTGTTCGATTTTTTCGCGAAGTTTTTCTTGGGCTTCGCTCATCAAGCCGCTATGGAAAGCTCCCGAAACATCAAGAGGAAGGACCCTCTTGGCTCCTTTTTCTTTAAGCATGCCACTTGCTTTTTCAACCCCCTCGATGGTTCCCGAGATGACCACTTGGCCCGGGCAGTTCAGGTTAGCCACCCAAACCCCTTCGATAGAGGTAATCGCATCTCTGACAACATCGGGTTCCATCCCAAGGCAAACCGCCATCGTTCCAGGGTGATTGATCCCCGCTTCATACATATAAAGGCCGCGCGCACGGACAAGTTTTACCCCCTCTTCAAAGCTCAGGCGTTCAGAAG
This region includes:
- the trxB gene encoding thioredoxin-disulfide reductase, whose translation is MESKKLVIIGSGPAGFTAAIYAARANLSPLMFEGFFSGPAGGQLMTTTDVENYPGFPEGITGPELMDAMRKQAQRFGTEILTEDVEEVDLSSSPFTVKGKKTTVTADALIIATGATAKRLDVPGTGDGEFWQKGVTACAVCDGAMPIFRDKELYVIGGGDTAVEEAIFLTKYGSKVYIVHRRDELRASKIMAQHAMDNPKIEILWNQVVTKVEGGDVVEKVTLQHVETKEEETRPAAGVFFAIGHNPNTAFLKGQLETDDNGYLVVKPGSTYTNVEGVFAAGDVQDKVYRQAVSAAGSGCMAALDAERWLTAHGQ
- a CDS encoding ATP-binding cassette domain-containing protein, with amino-acid sequence MRNIRLQEMTKSQGEGLILNKVNLAIPSGQFFALLGPSGCGKTTLLRLIAGFEKPDSGIIYLGNTNITDLPVNKRPINIVFQNYALFPHLNVFNNVAYSLVIQKIPKEEIEQRVIKILKTFHLENHIFKLPAQLSGGQQQRVALARAIINEPEVLLLDEPLAALDFKLREKMLVELIDLQDKLKTTFIYVTHDQFEALTVADQMAIMNHDGEIEQIGTPKEIYEFPVSSFVARFVGTTNILSGTLHNIETSPEVEVPHMGTFKVYIPQKKLTPRQFLGDEGQAKQSQISLNDKSHSQSAMGEKERKSGEAAAADRPQKLSRSEQNKTWMGEGCSATLSIRPEKIFISKKPVENFTNTLKGVVSQIVYHGRSTQYNVIINNQFKIQVFEQNEEHFAQEDIDYDDEVYLYWQKENALLLES
- a CDS encoding ABC transporter permease, which encodes MYALFSKIQQRTRQESSFAIGSPALIWQIIFFYLPLLLMMGSSLFVLMDGGTVRLSFENFAPLFSTAHLSVIFSSISLALCTALISLSIAYPLAHFIAFKGGRYKTLMLFFLIVPFWTNFLLHVYAWFFVLEREGFLNTALKSVGVIQEPIHFLNSIFAVILMMVYCYLPFMVLPIFSSLERFDRRLLEASNDLGASWKETFQKVMLPLTLPAVRAGFFLVFIPAFGEFIIPELMGGDKRYFVGNVISQYVLGKETGGMGAAFMVLSCFSLMGTVMLVYFSFKKVSKVLLRGLK
- a CDS encoding ABC transporter permease; the encoded protein is MKRLFGIFVVLSSYLFLYVPILILIIFSFNTKSFPSPWEEFTFKWYHELFNSSTLWRSFSTSIIVACFSTTLSLLMGIFLIFFRAQGGRVQKALPLFYGNLIIPETMLAISLLSYFTLFKIELGLPTLIVAHTILGLGFVIPILYTRYLQLDRRLVEASEGLGATPLQTFFKITLPLLRPTLLATGLLIFILSFDDFILSYFCAGTSVQTLSLYLLSMLRSGISPIVNALSAILLLLSGGLAILFFSPKIRSRIL
- a CDS encoding extracellular solute-binding protein; amino-acid sequence: MKSVIIFMWIALIFGVLTFSKRESSSKKEEKTIDVFAWSEAFFPETIEAFTNETGINVRMHYYTSNEELLTKLRACKGKGYDLIIPSDYTVKILIDEEMLKPLDKSQLEFASHLNPVLLGRDYDPDNTYSLPYEWEIFGFGIDVDAFDSPPTSWKELFSPSMEETKIAMTNDPIEAVNFAAYHLFGEDPTISDEGVYRISHLLKTQKKWVESYAGLRADYLLATKNCQIALSTGSFIFRSLDHSPHVKFVLPDDYTFISIENVCIPKYSEKEALTYLFLNKVYAPKAISKYCSTFYTFPATTNCYPLIEAPPYYMEILQDPEFHKRRLYFIRHLISEKEARTLWINVKS
- a CDS encoding ATP-binding protein, whose translation is MKRLVEWHLEQWKMSFMRKPLLIRGARQVGKTHTIRKFGASFKNIVEINFELAEDAIPTFEKDLDPHRILQELSLRADQDIIPGETLLFLDEVQAAPKAIIALRYFYEMIPELHVIAAGSLLDFALEQVGIPVGRVASLYMYPLSFMEFLSATGNQRYIEVILNHDEKEEMAKTIHSKLLDLLGHYFAIGGMPEAIAKWVKTQNAKVSFEVQYHIIDNYQMDFNKYAKKHQIKYLQQLFTQIPYMVGQQFQYKNVHGEYRKRELAPCIDLMTMAGIIHPIHHTAAHGLPLGGQVNLEWFKLIFLDIAICQAILGFDLSSWFLEPDAQFVNKGMVAEAFVGQELLCDSQSFKKNHLYFWRRTEKSSKAEIDYVYTFKHQVLPIEVKSGPGGKLKSMHLFLDQHKKLPYGLRFSTLNYSKSEKIVSKPLYAVASLAHPDERKALESLFEKS
- a CDS encoding MFS transporter, coding for MALKRTRPLFAIYFTYFLDYFGYAIVFGVFGPLLLSPEFGMFSPETSVRYRNFALAALFAAYPLMQLISAPAFGDIADHFGRKKTFLILNIGATGGYLLSGFAILWHHFPLLLLSRFITGIFSGNRTICMASLSDLSPDEESRSKAYGIIGTLGGVSWIISMLVGGIFSQSVTPSVPFWITTGLSFLNLCVIFFLFEETTAIRARFYFDPLKGLRSIAYCFKIRGIGSLYVYYLMIMMGWGINLLWLNPYTLSRYPVSNQALFLVLGSTGIVWSLGSSFFNKLLLKWYKPEKIARIGSVGLLGTFTL
- a CDS encoding IS1634 family transposase, with amino-acid sequence MYIETSKFKTKSGKIYSSTLLRQSYREGKKVKKRTIANLSKCSPDEIEAIKLALKHKLDLANLGSFDESVKCQEGLSVGAVWTVLEVAKRLGIVNALGSSRDGKLALWQVIARVIDQGSRLSAVRLANTHAMASAIGIEKGFNEDALYQNLAWLNDNQERIEQKLFKLRKEQSSNLFLYDVTSSYLEGDKNELADWGYNRDKKKGKKQIVVGLLCDDEGEPISTEIFKGNTSDLTTFYSQIEKAKKRFGCEKVTFVGDRGMIKRTQIKALEENGFQYITAISKKEIETLIKKDHIQLEFFSKELYEVELDGVRYILRKNPRRAEELDQNRVRKRAAIKKLILDRNQYLEEHPKAKVETAVKTVNAKIKKLKVDGHLSLETEERTLVLKLSEEKLKEESRLDGCYIIKTDLKQSEADKQVAHDRYKDLAFVESAFRTSKSTLELRPVHVRTAESTHGHVFVVMMAYMIMKNLDMLWKEIDTTVAEGLKSLSTLTTIEVTLNDQTKFEKVPEPRAQNRALLGAAGVSIPKIIPRNDAHVATKKQTRKSAKKT